Proteins from one Coffea arabica cultivar ET-39 chromosome 8c, Coffea Arabica ET-39 HiFi, whole genome shotgun sequence genomic window:
- the LOC140013546 gene encoding uncharacterized protein: protein MAQERSRISGCIKEHLAKTQQRMKHYADQHRTERSFSEGDWVEEKVGAVAYRLKLPADAKIHHVFHVSLLKKKLGSLQCSSLKLPELDECDQCPLKPETILKRRVIMRGERPVIQFLIKWNHLGYDETSWEDKTFIENQFPELQT, encoded by the exons ATGGCTCAGGAGAGAAGTCGAATTTCTGGTTGCATAAAGGAACATCTGGCAAAGACTCAACAAAGGATGAAACATTATGCGGATCAGCACAGGACTGAAAGGAGTTTTTCTGAAGGAGATTGG GTGGAGGAGAAGGTGGGAGCAGTGGCATATAGGCTCAAACTACCAGCAGATGCAAAAATTCACCATGTGTTTCATGTTTCCCTATTGAAAAAGAAGCTTGGATCTCTACAATGCAGCTCTCTTAAGCTGCCTGAGCTAGACGAGTGTGATCAATGTCCACTAAAACCAGAGACGATTTTAAAGCGAAGGGTCATTATGCGTGGGGAAAGGCCTGTCATCCAGTTCTTAATCAAATGGAATCACTTGGGGTACGATGAAACTTCTTGGGAGGATAAGACTTTCATTGAGAACCAATTTCCCGAGCTTCAGACTTGA
- the LOC140013547 gene encoding zinc finger BED domain-containing protein RICESLEEPER 2-like → MSTTEGESNPSCNELEQEGSSGTLPPSPTTQSCEESGFAKKRGEYKKRSKAWDHFHVKHVNGVRHAICKYCDKDIAADPKSHGTTPLNTHVAKCPLNPKNKHTGQATLCLGETETLAGEVKGALISWKFDAEAIRKSLAYMVIVDELPFKHVEGRGFQYMMRTACPSFKIPSRWTISRDCYQLYLDEKTKLKQLLKNNSGRICLTTDSWTSIQRINYMCLTAHFIDNDWKLNKKILNFCPIASHKGTEVGKAIEKCLLEWGVDDILTVTVDNASSNDVAVHYLRGKLQNWGKAVLGGKWTHVRCVAHIVNLIVNDGIKKLGDSVDCIRAAVRYVRQSPSRLKKFKECVEIEKIECKRLLCLDVPTRWNSTYLMLDTAQRFERAFERFEEQDPYMLQELENLIGQKLDSW, encoded by the coding sequence ATGTCTACTACTGAGGGTGAGAGTAATCCAAGTTGCAATGAGCTGGAACAAGAAGGATCATCTGGAACTCTTCCTCCTAGTCCTACTACACAAAGCTGCGAAGAATCTGGTTTTGCCAAGAAAAGAGGAGAGTACAAGAAGAGGTCCAAAGCTTGGGATCATTTTCATGTAAAGCATGTGAATGGAGTTCGTCATGCAATTTGCAAGTACTGTGACAAAGACATAGCTGCGGATCCCAAAAGTCATGGTACGACTCCCCTTAATACTCATGTAGCTAAATGTCCTCTAAATCCTAAAAATAAGCACACTGGCCAGGCTACTTTGTGTTTGGGTGAAACTGAAACCTTAGCGGGAGAGGTTAAAGGGGCACTCATAAGTTGGAAATTTGATGCGGAAGCGATTAGAAAAAGCTTAGCTTATATGGTAATTGTTGATGAGTTGCCATTTAAACATGTAGAGGGTAGAGGCTTTCAATATATGATGCGGACTGCTTGTCCATCATTTAAAATTCCTTCGAGATGGACTATTTCTAGAGATTGCTATCAGCTGTATTTAGATGAAAAAACTAAGTTGAAACAACTCTTGAAGAATAACAGTGGCAGAATTTGTCTAACCACAGATTCTTGGACATCCATTCAAAGGATAAACTATATGTGCCTCACTGCCCATTTCATAGATAATGATTGGAAACTGAACAAAAAGATCCTAAATTTCTGTCCTATTGCTAGTCACAAGGGAACTGAAGTTGGTAAGGCCATAGAAAAGTGTCTACTAGAATGGGGAGTTGATGATATCCTAACTGTCACAGTTGACAATGCAAGTTCCAATGATGTAGCTGTCCACTATTTACGAGGAAAGCTTCAAAATTGGGGAAAAGCTGTGTTAGGGGGGAAATGGACTCATGTGAGGTGTGTAGCTCACATAGTGAATCTAATTGTTAATGATGGCATCAAAAAACTTGGGGATTCAGTTGATTGTATCAGGGCAGCAGTTAGATATGTTAGACAGTCACCTTCTAGATTGAAAAAATTCAAGGAGTGtgttgaaattgaaaaaattgaatgCAAAAGATTGCTCTGTTTAGATGTACCTACTAGGTGGAATTCTACATATCTAATGCTAGACACAGCTCAAAGGTTTGAGCGAGCTTTTGAGAGGTTTGAGGAGCAGGATCCTTATATGCTTCAAGAGTTAGAAAATCTGATTGGACAAAAGCTAGATTCttggtga